The genomic region CCACCTGCCGATGGAAGAGCGGAAAAAAACCAACTATGACCATCCGCTCGCCTTTGACAACGATCTGCTCATCTCGCACTTGCAACAGCTGCTACAGAGGAAACCCATCGAAAAACCGGTATACGATTACACCCAACATACCCGGTCCCGGGAAACCGTCACGGTGCAGCCCAAAGACGTGATCATCCTGGAAGGGATTCTCATCCTGGAGGATGAAAAGCTCCGCTCACTGATGGACATCAAGGTCTTCGTCGACACCGACGCCGACATTCGCATCCTGCGCCGCATCGAACGGGATGTCAAGTCCCGGGGCCGTTCCCTCGATTCGGTGATCCGGCAGTACCTGGAGACGGTACGTCCGATGCATCAGCAGTTCGTCGAGCCGAGCAAACGTTACGCGGACCTGATCATCCCGGAAGGGGGCTACAACCAGGTGGCCGTCGACCTGCTGGTGAACCAGATCCGGACCATTCTTTCCGCAACCCCCTGACCGGCGGACCGCGCCCGGCTTCCGCCGGGCGCTTTTTTTGGAGGGGTTTTTCCGGAGGCGGCGGCAAAAAGACCCGTGGTATAATAGTTTCCAACGGGAGGGATGTGTGATGTATCACGTGACCGCCTACGACAACGAAGGAAAAAAACTGTTGGACGAGCCCCTGCAGGCGGAAAGCGACGCGGAAGCCCGCGAAAAAGGACTGTCTCTGCTGGCTGAGAAGGAGTATCTGCAACTTCCGTACCGGATCGTCCACACCTCGGGACGCCTCGTGGCCTTCAACAGTCACAAGGGAAAAGGCCCCCAGTGATTGGTGCATCCCCATAAAAAGAAAAGACCGGCTCCCGTCCGGAGCCGGTCGGGCTGTGAAAAAGCATCCGGGGCAGGCGGTTTTCCGCCCGCGCAACCTCCGCCGCGGAGTCGAGGCGGGAAAATCGCCCCCGCAAGTTCCGTCCGAAACCAGTAAGTCCCCTCGCCACGGCAATTCCCCCGCCTTGCCCTCCTCCGGCGGAAAAGCGTCGATCGCGTTTCATTTCTCCTCACCGCAGAAGCCGCAGGCCGTTCAAGATCACCAGGATGGTGCTGCCCTCGTGGCCCACGACGCCGAAGGGGAGGGAGATGTGCCCTCCGAAGTTGGCCAGGATCAGGGAGAAGATCACCAGGGAAGCAAAAACGAGGTTTTGCACGATGACGTTCCGGGTCCTTCGCCCCAGGGAGAGGGTTGTGGCCACCCGGTCCAGATCGTCGTTCATCAGCACCACATCGGCCACATCCAGGGCCACATCGGTGCCCGCCCGGCCCATGGCGATCCCCACGGAAGCCGTCGCCAACGCCGGGGCATCGTTTACCCCGTCTCCCGCCATGGCCACGCGTCCGTATTTTTTCTCCAGCTCCTGGATCAACCGCACCTTGTCCTCGGGAAGCAATTCCGCGTACACCTCGTCCACTCCGATCCGGTTCCCGATCGCTTCCCCCGTGCTGCGACGGTCCCCCGTGAGCATCACCACCCGGATTCCCATGCGCTTCAGACGGGAGACCGCCGCCTTCGCCTCGGGACGAATCCGGTCCTGCAGGGCGATCCAGCCGACCACTCCCTCTTCGGAAGCGATCCCGACCACCGTTTTCCCTTCTCGATCCAAACGGTCGATGATCCGGCCATTTTCTCCGGCCAACTCCCCGCCCTCCACAAAGGCGGGTTTGCCCACCTTCCAGGTTCCGCCGTTCCATTCGGCGACAACGCCCTTGCCGGGCATCGATTCGAAGCGGGAGGGCCGCTTCAGTTCCATGCCCCGCTGACGGGCCTGGGCGACGATCGCCTGGGCGATCGGGTGCTCGGAAACGCTCTCGATGGTGGCGGCGATGCGAAGGATCTCCTCTTCGCCATATTCCCCGGCGACGGGAATCACGTCGGTCACCTGCAGCCGTCCCTCCGTCAGCGTCCCCGTTTTGTCAAAGGCCACCACCTTGACGCCGGACAGCCCCTCGAGGACCATGCTTCCCTTAAAAAGCACCCCTTTTCGCGCACCGTTGGACATGGCCGACAGGACTGCCGGCATGATCGAAGCCATCACGGCACAGGGGGAAGCCACCACCAGAAAAACCATCGCCCGGTAGAAGGCATCGCTCCAGTTCCAGGAAAACAGCAGAGGGGGAACGGTCATCAGAATGCCCGTCACCACCAGCACGGAAGTGACATACCACCGCTCCAGCCGT from Planifilum fulgidum harbors:
- the udk gene encoding uridine kinase, which codes for MKRPVIIGVAGGSGSGKTTVVRNVCDRLEGCVAVIEQDAYYKDQSHLPMEERKKTNYDHPLAFDNDLLISHLQQLLQRKPIEKPVYDYTQHTRSRETVTVQPKDVIILEGILILEDEKLRSLMDIKVFVDTDADIRILRRIERDVKSRGRSLDSVIRQYLETVRPMHQQFVEPSKRYADLIIPEGGYNQVAVDLLVNQIRTILSATP
- a CDS encoding YhzD family protein, which encodes MYHVTAYDNEGKKLLDEPLQAESDAEAREKGLSLLAEKEYLQLPYRIVHTSGRLVAFNSHKGKGPQ
- a CDS encoding heavy metal translocating P-type ATPase translates to MIINRREAVGNVNGLAKTCSEPSVFRSAKEPKEVRESVFMRYGEGIAAAVCGVLTLVAWLGESRLGWVSTLLYLLAYAVGGYAKGKEGILTLSQERKLDVNLLMIIAALGAAAIGYWLEGAVLIFIFALSGAMERVAEGKSRKDLSSLMEMKPETALRVDGQRQQVVPIEELRIGDRVLIRPGSRIPVDGRVIEGRSAVNQASITGESLPVDKGEGDEVFAGTMNGRGSLLVEVTRLADESLFSKIIRLVEKAQNEVPRSQRVIERLERWYVTSVLVVTGILMTVPPLLFSWNWSDAFYRAMVFLVVASPCAVMASIMPAVLSAMSNGARKGVLFKGSMVLEGLSGVKVVAFDKTGTLTEGRLQVTDVIPVAGEYGEEEILRIAATIESVSEHPIAQAIVAQARQRGMELKRPSRFESMPGKGVVAEWNGGTWKVGKPAFVEGGELAGENGRIIDRLDREGKTVVGIASEEGVVGWIALQDRIRPEAKAAVSRLKRMGIRVVMLTGDRRSTGEAIGNRIGVDEVYAELLPEDKVRLIQELEKKYGRVAMAGDGVNDAPALATASVGIAMGRAGTDVALDVADVVLMNDDLDRVATTLSLGRRTRNVIVQNLVFASLVIFSLILANFGGHISLPFGVVGHEGSTILVILNGLRLLR